One window from the genome of Serinibacter salmoneus encodes:
- the mnmA gene encoding tRNA 2-thiouridine(34) synthase MnmA produces MRVLAALSGGVDSAVAAALAVEAGHEVVGVHMALSRSRAQHRNGSRGCCSIEDASDARRAADVLEIPYYVWDLSEEFTDTVVADFVSEYSAGRTPNPCVRCNQHIKFAALLDRGLALGFDAVATGHYARITEGAQGRELRRARDAAKDQSYVLAVMGQERLERSLFPLGDMPTKDAVRAEAARRRIAISAKPDSYDICFVADGDTQGFLRSHLGSQPGEVVDTEGEVLAQHDGAYSYTVGQRKGLGITRPAADGKPRYVLDVDTATNRVIVGPEALLSVREVIADDVVWLAQDLPLGEWAEARVQVRAHGDPLPARVRRVAPAAEAGVDDGDAILVRLAEPLRGLASGQSLVVYGAGEPGAVDGADRVLGQGTVAVSGRGAAARIAELDQVREAVPAQV; encoded by the coding sequence ATGCGCGTCCTGGCAGCCCTCTCCGGAGGGGTCGATTCCGCCGTCGCCGCGGCGCTCGCCGTCGAGGCCGGCCACGAGGTGGTCGGCGTCCACATGGCGCTCTCCCGCTCCCGCGCCCAGCACCGCAACGGTTCCCGGGGCTGCTGCTCCATCGAGGACGCCTCCGATGCGCGCCGTGCGGCCGACGTGCTGGAGATCCCGTACTACGTGTGGGACCTCTCGGAGGAGTTCACCGACACCGTGGTGGCCGACTTCGTCTCGGAGTACTCCGCCGGGCGCACCCCGAACCCCTGCGTGCGGTGCAATCAGCACATCAAGTTCGCCGCGCTCCTGGACCGCGGCCTCGCGCTGGGGTTCGACGCCGTGGCGACCGGTCACTACGCCCGTATCACTGAGGGCGCACAGGGCCGCGAACTGCGGCGTGCCCGGGACGCCGCGAAGGACCAGTCCTACGTGCTGGCGGTGATGGGCCAGGAGCGGCTCGAGCGCAGCCTGTTCCCGCTGGGGGACATGCCGACCAAGGACGCCGTGCGCGCGGAGGCCGCTCGCCGACGCATCGCGATCAGCGCCAAACCGGATTCCTACGACATCTGCTTCGTGGCCGACGGCGACACGCAGGGCTTCCTTCGCTCTCACCTGGGCTCGCAGCCGGGTGAGGTGGTGGACACCGAGGGTGAGGTGCTCGCCCAGCACGACGGCGCCTATTCCTACACGGTGGGCCAGCGCAAGGGCCTGGGGATCACCCGCCCCGCCGCCGACGGCAAGCCCCGCTACGTGCTGGACGTGGACACCGCCACCAACCGGGTGATCGTGGGCCCGGAGGCGCTGCTGAGCGTGCGGGAGGTCATCGCCGACGACGTGGTGTGGCTCGCGCAGGACCTGCCCCTGGGGGAGTGGGCCGAGGCGCGGGTGCAGGTGCGCGCGCACGGTGACCCGCTGCCCGCGCGGGTGCGGCGTGTTGCCCCGGCTGCCGAGGCGGGGGTGGACGACGGCGATGCGATCCTCGTGCGTCTGGCCGAGCCTCTTCGCGGGCTCGCCTCGGGCCAGTCCCTGGTCGTGTACGGGGCGGGTGAGCCGGGCGCCGTGGACGGCGCTGATCGTGTGCTGGGTCAGGGGACTGTGGCGGTCTCCGGCCGCGGCGCCGCCGCACGCATCGCCGAGCTGGATCAGGTCCGCGAGGCGGTCCCGGCCCAGGTGTGA
- a CDS encoding GNAT family N-acetyltransferase: protein MANALLIAEPREPTHVALPAGAHLRPLSLSALRDVSSVYHQTYLGTPHEMTEAEAHDDITRTWAGEYGHLLTAASLGVWVGDELVGAILTVQDPPWDDVPPGPFILDLFVLPAHRRTGLGRALVQTVQGVLRSRIALRVDHSAPEARSLYVALGFHTREAPTVT, encoded by the coding sequence GTGGCCAACGCTCTCCTCATCGCTGAACCTCGCGAGCCCACCCATGTCGCTCTGCCGGCTGGCGCCCACCTCCGTCCGCTCTCTCTGTCTGCTCTTCGGGACGTCTCGAGCGTCTACCACCAGACGTACCTCGGCACGCCTCACGAGATGACCGAGGCCGAGGCACACGACGACATCACCCGGACGTGGGCCGGTGAGTACGGCCACCTACTCACAGCGGCGTCGCTCGGCGTCTGGGTCGGGGATGAACTAGTCGGCGCGATCCTGACCGTGCAGGACCCGCCGTGGGACGACGTGCCCCCTGGCCCCTTCATCCTCGACCTGTTCGTCCTCCCCGCCCACCGTCGCACCGGCCTTGGTCGCGCCTTGGTCCAGACGGTTCAGGGAGTCCTTCGTTCCCGGATCGCGCTCCGCGTCGATCACTCCGCGCCAGAAGCCCGATCCCTCTACGTCGCCCTCGGCTTTCACACCCGAGAGGCCCCCACGGTGACGTGA
- the ligA gene encoding NAD-dependent DNA ligase LigA, which yields MTAKTPPSSPGPEQAPEVALESASEPASEQAQQEWQDLAGRINDARFAYYLKDSPVMSDGEFDTLMRRLEALEEAHPSLRTPDSPTQTVGGSYSTLFTAVDHLERMLSLDNAFSAEEVQAWADRVARDLGRPVRAYLCELKIDGLAIALLYRGGRLVRAVTRGDGTTGEDVTLNVRTIGVIPHTLAGDPATHPEEIEIRGEIFFPVEAFEEVNRAQVAAGKPTFANPRNAAAGSLRQKDPRVTASRPLRMYAHGIGRLTWGEATGDHPTRQSQVYDLLGGWGVPVSPYSRVVEGIAGAQEMIEYYGEHRHDVEHEIDGIVLKVDDVTDQRALGATSRAPRWAIAFKYPPEEVTTRLLRIDVGIGRTGRATPFGIMEPVLVAGSTVRQATLHNQEVVAAKNVRPGDMVVLRKAGDVIPEILGPVEALAQDGYPREDWQMPTACPECGTPLRPMKEGDVDLRCPNARSCPAQVRGRVEHIGSRGGLDIEALGEVTAAALTQPDYPSEPPLHTEADLFALVGYAVDATQEERTRVREASLQRLAPVRVVVRDPETGLPRLDEDGQIRTRHPFRKSLTHSRAAREAAEAEGRTLSDFAPSAAAETLLDELEAAKTKDLWRILVSLNIRHVGPVASRALATHFGSLAAIREASQEELAAVDGVGPTIAAEILDWFAVDWHAEIVSAWERDGVRTAIPDHPGPGAAAAAAAAGVLAGLTIVVTGAIDGYSRDGAKEAILQRGGKAAGSVSKKTDVVVLGPGAGSKEAKARDLGLPILDQAQFGDLLERGRAAIPTPAQDPAD from the coding sequence ATGACGGCGAAGACCCCACCTTCCAGCCCCGGCCCCGAGCAGGCGCCGGAGGTCGCCTTGGAGTCGGCATCGGAGCCGGCATCGGAGCAGGCCCAGCAGGAATGGCAGGACCTCGCGGGGCGGATCAACGACGCCCGGTTCGCTTACTACCTCAAGGACTCACCCGTCATGAGCGACGGCGAGTTCGACACCCTGATGCGGCGCCTGGAGGCGCTGGAGGAGGCGCACCCCTCGCTGCGCACCCCGGACTCGCCCACCCAGACCGTCGGCGGCTCCTACTCGACCCTCTTCACCGCCGTGGATCACCTCGAGCGGATGCTCTCGCTGGACAACGCCTTCTCCGCCGAGGAGGTGCAGGCGTGGGCCGACCGGGTGGCGCGCGACCTCGGCCGCCCCGTGCGGGCCTACCTGTGCGAGTTGAAGATCGACGGCCTGGCGATCGCCCTGCTCTACCGCGGCGGCCGGCTGGTGCGCGCCGTGACCCGGGGGGACGGCACCACGGGGGAGGACGTCACCCTCAACGTGCGCACCATCGGCGTGATCCCCCACACCCTGGCCGGCGATCCCGCCACGCACCCCGAGGAGATCGAGATCCGCGGCGAGATCTTCTTCCCCGTCGAGGCGTTCGAGGAAGTCAACCGCGCCCAGGTCGCCGCCGGGAAGCCGACGTTCGCCAACCCGCGCAACGCCGCCGCCGGGTCGCTGCGTCAGAAGGACCCGCGCGTCACCGCCTCCCGCCCGCTGCGGATGTACGCCCACGGGATCGGGCGGCTCACCTGGGGCGAGGCCACCGGCGACCACCCGACCCGGCAGTCGCAGGTCTACGACCTGCTGGGCGGCTGGGGTGTGCCGGTCTCGCCCTACTCCCGGGTGGTGGAGGGCATCGCCGGTGCGCAGGAGATGATCGAGTACTACGGCGAGCACCGGCACGACGTGGAGCACGAGATCGACGGGATCGTGCTGAAGGTGGACGACGTCACCGACCAGCGCGCGCTCGGCGCAACCTCGCGCGCCCCGCGCTGGGCCATCGCGTTCAAGTACCCGCCGGAGGAGGTCACCACCCGGCTGCTGCGGATCGACGTGGGTATCGGCCGCACCGGGCGTGCCACCCCGTTCGGGATCATGGAACCGGTCCTCGTGGCGGGCTCCACCGTGCGTCAGGCCACCCTGCACAACCAGGAGGTCGTGGCCGCCAAGAACGTGCGGCCCGGCGACATGGTGGTGCTGCGTAAGGCGGGGGACGTGATCCCCGAGATCCTCGGACCCGTGGAGGCGCTCGCGCAGGACGGCTACCCGCGCGAGGACTGGCAGATGCCCACCGCGTGCCCCGAGTGCGGCACCCCGCTGCGCCCGATGAAGGAGGGCGACGTGGACCTGCGCTGCCCGAACGCGCGCAGCTGCCCCGCCCAGGTGCGCGGCCGCGTGGAGCACATCGGCTCCCGCGGCGGACTGGACATCGAGGCACTGGGTGAGGTGACGGCCGCGGCGCTCACCCAACCGGACTACCCCAGCGAGCCGCCGCTGCACACCGAGGCGGACCTGTTTGCCCTGGTGGGCTACGCCGTCGACGCCACACAGGAGGAACGCACCCGGGTGCGGGAGGCCAGCCTGCAGCGACTGGCTCCCGTCCGCGTGGTGGTGCGCGACCCCGAGACCGGGCTGCCGCGCCTGGACGAGGACGGCCAGATCCGCACCCGCCACCCCTTCCGCAAGAGCCTCACCCACTCCCGCGCCGCCCGTGAGGCCGCCGAGGCTGAGGGTCGCACCCTGAGTGACTTCGCCCCCTCCGCCGCCGCGGAGACCCTGCTGGACGAACTCGAGGCCGCCAAGACCAAGGACCTGTGGCGCATCCTCGTCTCGCTCAACATCCGCCACGTCGGACCCGTCGCCTCCCGGGCGCTGGCCACCCACTTCGGCTCCCTCGCCGCGATCCGTGAGGCGAGCCAGGAGGAGCTCGCCGCGGTCGACGGCGTGGGCCCCACCATCGCGGCCGAGATCCTCGACTGGTTCGCGGTGGACTGGCACGCCGAGATCGTCAGCGCCTGGGAGCGGGACGGCGTGCGGACCGCGATCCCGGATCACCCCGGGCCCGGCGCCGCGGCCGCGGCGGCCGCGGCCGGCGTGCTCGCCGGCCTCACGATCGTGGTCACCGGCGCCATCGACGGCTACTCCCGGGACGGCGCGAAGGAGGCGATCCTGCAGCGCGGCGGCAAGGCCGCGGGCAGCGTGTCGAAGAAGACCGACGTGGTGGTGCTCGGTCCCGGCGCCGGCTCCAAGGAGGCCAAGGCGCGCGACCTCGGCCTGCCGATCCTGGACCAGGCGCAGTTCGGCGACCTGCTCGAGCGGGGCCGCGCGGCCATCCCCACCCCCGCGCAGGACCCGGCCGACTGA
- the metG gene encoding methionine--tRNA ligase, with protein MTEQQPAYYLTTAIAYPNAKPHMGTAYEYVTTDVLARFKRLDGFDVRFLTGTDEHGIKMMQAAQKAGVDPATFARGNSDVFEEMQRGLGISFDRFIRTTDADHIEASQAIWQRMVEAGDIYLDHYEGWYSVRDEAYYAEDETEVIDSGERVATATGTEVTWTTEPSYFFRLSAYTDKLLALYEEHPEFVGPDVRRNEVAAFVRTGLRDLSISRTTFDWGVPVPGAPEHVMYVWVDALTNYLTGAGFPDVDSASYQRYWPADLHIIGKDIIRFHAVYWPAFLMSAGLPLPTRVYAHGFLYAGGRKMSKSDGTAASPLEFAERYGLDATRYFLTREFSYGQDGSYSHEAVVARINADLANELGNLAQRSLSMVAKNLGGQVPELGDLTEEDEALLARAATLLETARGHIEVQALHLYLEALWSMLGETNRYFSAQQPWKLKEDLPRMGTVLRVTMEVVRTVATLVQPVMPTSAGVMLTQLGLPSEVPFAAVGERLVPGTALPAPSGVFPRWVEPQE; from the coding sequence GTGACCGAGCAGCAGCCTGCCTACTACCTGACCACGGCGATCGCCTACCCGAACGCGAAGCCGCACATGGGCACGGCGTACGAGTACGTGACCACCGATGTGCTGGCGCGGTTCAAGCGCCTGGACGGCTTCGACGTGCGGTTCCTGACCGGCACGGACGAGCACGGCATCAAGATGATGCAGGCGGCGCAGAAGGCAGGTGTGGACCCGGCCACGTTCGCGCGCGGCAACTCCGACGTGTTCGAGGAGATGCAGCGCGGCCTGGGCATCTCCTTCGACCGGTTCATCCGCACCACCGACGCCGACCACATCGAGGCGAGTCAGGCGATCTGGCAGCGCATGGTCGAGGCCGGGGACATCTACCTCGACCACTACGAGGGCTGGTACTCGGTGCGGGACGAGGCCTACTACGCCGAGGACGAGACCGAGGTCATCGACTCCGGCGAGCGCGTGGCCACCGCCACCGGCACCGAGGTCACCTGGACCACGGAGCCGTCCTACTTCTTCCGGCTCTCGGCCTACACCGACAAGCTGCTCGCGCTGTACGAGGAGCACCCGGAGTTCGTGGGGCCGGACGTGCGCCGCAACGAGGTCGCCGCGTTCGTGCGCACCGGCTTGCGGGACCTGTCGATCTCGCGCACCACGTTCGACTGGGGCGTGCCTGTGCCGGGCGCACCCGAGCACGTGATGTACGTGTGGGTGGACGCCCTGACGAACTACCTCACCGGCGCCGGGTTCCCGGACGTCGACTCCGCCTCCTACCAGCGGTACTGGCCGGCGGACCTGCACATCATCGGCAAGGACATCATCCGGTTCCACGCCGTGTACTGGCCCGCGTTCCTCATGTCCGCCGGCCTGCCGCTGCCCACGCGGGTCTACGCGCACGGGTTCCTGTACGCGGGCGGGCGCAAGATGTCCAAGTCCGACGGCACCGCGGCCTCGCCACTGGAGTTCGCCGAGCGGTACGGGCTGGATGCCACCCGCTACTTCCTCACCCGGGAGTTCTCCTACGGGCAGGACGGCTCCTACTCCCACGAGGCCGTGGTCGCGCGCATCAACGCCGACCTCGCCAACGAGCTCGGGAACCTCGCGCAGCGCTCCCTGTCCATGGTCGCGAAGAACCTCGGCGGCCAGGTCCCCGAGCTCGGTGACCTGACCGAGGAGGACGAGGCGCTGCTGGCGCGCGCCGCCACGCTGCTGGAGACCGCCCGCGGCCACATCGAGGTGCAGGCGCTGCACCTCTACCTCGAGGCGCTGTGGTCGATGCTGGGGGAGACCAACCGGTACTTCTCGGCGCAGCAGCCGTGGAAGCTCAAGGAGGACCTGCCCCGGATGGGCACGGTGCTGCGGGTGACCATGGAGGTGGTGCGCACCGTGGCAACCCTGGTGCAGCCGGTGATGCCCACCAGCGCCGGCGTCATGCTCACGCAGCTCGGGCTGCCGAGCGAGGTGCCGTTCGCCGCGGTCGGCGAGCGCCTGGTGCCCGGCACCGCGCTGCCGGCGCCGAGCGGCGTCTTCCCGCGCTGGGTCGAACCCCAGGAGTAG
- a CDS encoding ROK family transcriptional regulator, whose translation MSTTPTLRPLRPMAKLLPEAARRHNRALVLQTLLRTEGLSRADVARATGLTRVTVSDLVADLIADGMVTESGPQEGRRPGKPATVLSVDATSRYAIGLDLADHARFRGALLGIDGRVIVRAERPLGDARGEDALALATELARELAQAAQAHSRPLLGVGVGSPGVVDPSGTVHSAPNLRWSDVPLQAHLAQALGAPAVVVNDAHAAVLAEHGAGEGSPDMMLVAIGHGVGAGLIVGGTPVLGARSAAGEIGHVTIGSDVGPLCACGKHGCLEAWASVPRITRALADAGADAGARTQVLRAAGERLGMALAPVIGALDLDQIVLSGPQELLLGEVLETTRATLLERTRFHDHVTVRMSELGEDIVLRGAGAAIVTHLLGVS comes from the coding sequence ATGTCGACCACCCCGACCCTCCGGCCCCTGCGGCCGATGGCCAAGCTCCTCCCGGAGGCCGCGCGGCGCCACAACCGCGCCCTGGTGCTGCAGACCCTGCTGCGCACCGAGGGCCTCTCGCGGGCCGACGTGGCCCGCGCCACCGGCCTGACCCGCGTCACGGTCTCGGACCTGGTGGCCGACCTCATCGCCGACGGCATGGTGACCGAGTCCGGCCCGCAGGAGGGGCGACGCCCCGGCAAGCCGGCCACCGTGCTGTCCGTGGATGCCACCAGCCGGTACGCCATCGGCCTGGACCTGGCCGACCACGCCCGCTTCCGCGGCGCCCTGCTCGGCATCGACGGCCGGGTGATCGTCCGCGCCGAGCGCCCCCTCGGGGACGCACGCGGCGAGGACGCCCTCGCCCTGGCCACCGAGCTGGCCCGCGAACTCGCGCAGGCCGCGCAGGCCCACTCCCGCCCGCTGCTCGGCGTGGGGGTCGGCTCCCCCGGTGTCGTGGACCCCAGCGGCACCGTGCACTCGGCGCCGAACCTGCGCTGGAGCGACGTGCCCCTGCAGGCCCACCTCGCCCAGGCCCTCGGAGCCCCCGCCGTCGTGGTCAACGACGCCCATGCCGCGGTGCTCGCCGAGCACGGCGCCGGCGAGGGTTCCCCCGACATGATGCTGGTGGCCATCGGCCACGGTGTCGGTGCCGGCCTCATCGTGGGCGGCACCCCGGTGCTCGGCGCCCGCAGCGCGGCCGGTGAGATCGGGCACGTGACGATCGGCTCCGACGTCGGGCCGCTGTGCGCGTGCGGGAAGCACGGCTGCCTGGAGGCCTGGGCCTCCGTACCGCGCATCACGCGGGCACTGGCGGACGCGGGTGCGGACGCCGGCGCCCGCACCCAGGTGTTGCGCGCCGCCGGTGAGCGCCTCGGCATGGCGCTGGCGCCCGTCATCGGCGCCCTCGACCTCGACCAGATCGTGCTGTCCGGCCCCCAGGAGCTGCTGCTCGGGGAGGTCCTGGAGACCACCCGCGCCACCCTGCTGGAGCGCACCCGCTTCCACGACCACGTCACCGTGCGGATGTCCGAACTCGGCGAGGACATCGTGCTGCGCGGCGCAGGCGCCGCGATCGTCACCCATCTTCTCGGGGTCTCCTGA
- a CDS encoding ABC transporter permease yields MSTPAREAARAAVPRRRPLGAIYSGNARIVLLRGLIATKSSTWAVVVSGFFEPVFYLLAMGIGLGTYIGDVTLPGGETVTYAAYIAPALLAVSAMNGAVFDSTWNVFFKLRFSKLYRTMLTTPLGPLDVAGGEMAYAMLRGVAYAGGFLLVMQVLGLNGSWSALLALPAVVLIAFAFAAVGMAITSFMRTFQQMDWITFVMLPMFLFSATFYPITVYPEAIQWLVMALPLWHCVELVRGLTLGVMDGALLVHVGYLVAMVVLGVVVATRRLRALFQD; encoded by the coding sequence ATGAGCACCCCCGCCCGGGAGGCGGCCCGCGCGGCCGTGCCACGCCGTCGGCCCCTCGGCGCCATCTACTCCGGCAACGCCCGGATCGTGCTGCTGCGCGGCCTCATCGCCACCAAGTCCTCCACCTGGGCCGTGGTCGTCTCCGGCTTCTTCGAGCCGGTGTTCTACCTGCTGGCGATGGGCATCGGGTTGGGCACCTACATCGGGGACGTCACCCTGCCGGGCGGGGAGACGGTCACCTACGCCGCCTACATCGCCCCCGCGCTGCTGGCGGTCTCGGCGATGAACGGCGCGGTGTTCGACTCCACCTGGAATGTGTTCTTCAAGCTCCGATTCTCCAAGCTCTACCGCACCATGCTCACCACGCCGCTGGGCCCCCTGGACGTGGCCGGCGGCGAAATGGCCTACGCGATGCTGCGCGGGGTCGCCTACGCCGGCGGGTTCCTCCTCGTGATGCAGGTGCTGGGTCTGAACGGGTCCTGGTCCGCGCTGCTCGCACTGCCCGCGGTGGTGCTCATCGCGTTCGCGTTCGCCGCGGTCGGGATGGCGATCACCAGTTTCATGCGCACCTTCCAGCAGATGGACTGGATCACGTTCGTGATGCTGCCGATGTTCCTGTTCTCGGCCACCTTCTACCCGATCACGGTCTACCCCGAGGCGATCCAGTGGCTCGTGATGGCGCTGCCCCTGTGGCACTGCGTGGAACTGGTGCGGGGCCTGACCCTCGGGGTGATGGACGGGGCGCTCCTGGTGCACGTGGGATACCTGGTCGCCATGGTGGTCCTCGGGGTGGTGGTGGCCACGCGGCGGCTGCGGGCGCTGTTCCAGGACTGA
- a CDS encoding ABC transporter ATP-binding protein translates to MPAPVITASSLTKRYGEFTAVDGIDFEVTAGESFGLLGPNGAGKSTTMRMISAVSRRTGGDLQVLGLDPETHGPQIRSQLGVVPQEDNLDPDMRARDNLIMYGRYFGLPRAVCRERAEELLEFAQLTDKAGAKVDDLSGGMKRRLTIARGLMNTPQIFMLDEPTTGLDPQARHVLWDRLFRLKEAGTTLVITTHYMDEAEQLCDRLIVVDHGAIMAEGSPADLIRRYSSREVLEVRFGSSRNAEVADDVAAIGALAERVEVLPDRLLVYTPDGERALEEVVGRGLHPTTSLVRRSSLEDVFLRLTGRSLVD, encoded by the coding sequence GTGCCAGCACCCGTGATCACCGCCTCCTCCCTCACCAAGCGCTACGGCGAGTTCACCGCCGTGGACGGCATCGACTTCGAGGTGACCGCGGGGGAGTCCTTCGGCCTGCTGGGCCCGAACGGCGCCGGGAAGTCCACCACGATGCGGATGATCTCCGCCGTCTCGCGCCGCACCGGGGGAGACCTGCAGGTGCTGGGCCTGGACCCGGAGACCCACGGTCCGCAGATCCGCAGCCAGCTCGGGGTGGTGCCGCAGGAGGACAACCTCGACCCGGACATGCGCGCCCGCGACAACCTGATCATGTACGGCCGCTACTTCGGCCTGCCGCGCGCCGTGTGCCGCGAGCGCGCCGAGGAGTTGCTGGAGTTCGCCCAGCTCACCGACAAGGCCGGCGCCAAGGTGGACGACCTGTCCGGGGGCATGAAGCGCCGCCTGACGATCGCCCGCGGCCTGATGAACACCCCGCAGATCTTCATGTTGGACGAGCCGACCACCGGCCTGGACCCGCAGGCCCGGCACGTGCTGTGGGACCGGCTGTTCCGCCTCAAGGAGGCCGGCACCACCCTGGTCATCACCACCCACTACATGGACGAGGCCGAGCAGCTGTGCGACCGCCTCATCGTGGTGGACCACGGCGCGATCATGGCCGAGGGCTCCCCGGCCGACCTCATCCGCCGCTACTCCTCCCGCGAGGTGCTGGAGGTGCGCTTCGGCTCGAGCCGCAACGCCGAGGTGGCCGACGACGTGGCCGCCATCGGCGCACTCGCCGAGCGGGTGGAGGTGCTCCCCGATCGCCTGCTGGTCTACACCCCGGACGGTGAGCGCGCCCTGGAGGAGGTGGTGGGCCGCGGCCTGCACCCCACCACCTCCCTCGTGCGCCGCTCCAGCCTGGAGGACGTGTTCCTGCGTCTGACCGGGAGGAGCCTCGTTGACTGA
- a CDS encoding antitoxin — MRTTITLTPDADAIIRRAMAERGLTFKEAVNDAILRSSATPSTVDLTWPTYDLEFRFDPTKSSEALAALDDEDAVAKLERGA; from the coding sequence ATGCGCACCACCATCACGCTCACCCCCGACGCCGATGCGATCATCCGCCGCGCCATGGCGGAACGCGGGCTCACGTTCAAGGAGGCCGTCAACGACGCGATCCTGCGCAGCAGTGCCACACCGTCCACCGTGGATCTGACCTGGCCGACGTACGACCTCGAGTTCCGGTTCGATCCCACGAAGTCCAGTGAGGCGCTCGCTGCGCTCGACGACGAGGACGCAGTGGCGAAGCTCGAGCGCGGCGCATGA
- a CDS encoding aminomethyltransferase beta-barrel domain-containing protein → MLSVREVIADDVVWLAQDLPLEEWAAAQVQVRAHGDPLPAQVRRVAPAAEAGVDDGDAILVRLAEPLRGLASGQSLVVFGAGEPGAVDGADRVLGQGTVAVSGRGAAARIAELDQAREAVPAHA, encoded by the coding sequence GTGCTGAGCGTGCGGGAGGTCATCGCCGACGACGTGGTGTGGCTCGCGCAGGACCTGCCCCTGGAGGAGTGGGCCGCGGCGCAGGTGCAGGTGCGTGCGCACGGTGACCCGCTGCCCGCGCAGGTGCGCCGCGTTGCCCCGGCTGCCGAGGCGGGGGTGGACGACGGCGATGCGATCCTCGTGCGCCTGGCCGAGCCTCTTCGCGGGCTCGCCTCGGGCCAGTCCCTGGTCGTGTTCGGGGCGGGTGAGCCGGGCGCCGTGGACGGCGCCGATCGTGTGCTGGGTCAGGGGACTGTGGCGGTCTCCGGCCGCGGCGCCGCCGCACGCATCGCCGAGCTCGACCAGGCCCGCGAGGCGGTCCCCGCCCACGCCTGA
- a CDS encoding ABC transporter permease has protein sequence MTEFTPAGSTPADSTPEPPGAAVDRTRVSDGATIRTNALGPEASLEERRRAALAGGDRPRRFGWWYACETFLHSMRAYGWTLVVGGIGSPLIYLLGLGLGLAAVIPVSVADGAAGPVSYVTFVAPALAVTAAVSVGMEEFTYPVMAGFKWRKTFFGIAASPLATRDIPAGLVLAVAMRMAFVTGAYYLITVAFGAVDRPLLGALSVLTGVLAGLAFGLPLLAYSASLREDRGQMALIQRFVFTPLFLFSGTFYPLATLPAWLQPIGWLSPVWHGAELGRFLTYGAPTTAWLVVVHLAVLALYAALGAVLAVRTFTRRLA, from the coding sequence TTGACTGAGTTCACCCCGGCTGGGTCGACACCTGCCGACTCGACCCCTGAGCCGCCCGGCGCGGCCGTGGACCGCACCCGGGTCAGCGACGGCGCCACCATCCGCACCAATGCCCTCGGGCCCGAGGCGAGCCTGGAGGAACGGCGCCGGGCGGCGCTGGCCGGCGGGGACCGCCCCCGGCGCTTCGGCTGGTGGTATGCCTGCGAGACGTTCCTGCACTCCATGCGCGCCTACGGCTGGACCCTCGTGGTGGGCGGCATCGGCTCGCCCCTGATCTACCTGCTGGGACTGGGCCTCGGCCTGGCGGCCGTCATCCCCGTCTCGGTGGCCGACGGCGCAGCGGGACCGGTCAGCTACGTCACCTTCGTGGCCCCCGCGCTGGCGGTCACCGCCGCCGTCAGCGTGGGCATGGAGGAGTTCACCTACCCCGTGATGGCGGGCTTCAAGTGGCGCAAGACCTTCTTCGGCATCGCCGCCAGCCCCCTGGCCACCCGGGACATCCCCGCCGGGCTGGTGCTCGCCGTCGCCATGCGGATGGCGTTCGTGACCGGCGCCTACTACCTCATCACCGTGGCCTTCGGCGCCGTGGACCGGCCGCTGCTCGGCGCGCTCTCGGTGCTCACGGGGGTGCTCGCGGGTCTGGCCTTCGGCCTGCCGCTGCTGGCCTACAGCGCGAGCCTGCGGGAGGACCGCGGCCAGATGGCCCTCATCCAGCGTTTCGTCTTCACCCCACTGTTCCTCTTCTCCGGCACGTTCTACCCGCTGGCGACCCTGCCCGCCTGGCTGCAGCCGATCGGCTGGCTCTCCCCGGTCTGGCACGGCGCGGAACTGGGCCGATTCCTCACCTACGGCGCACCGACCACGGCGTGGCTCGTCGTCGTCCACCTCGCGGTCCTCGCCCTGTACGCGGCGCTCGGCGCCGTGCTCGCGGTGCGCACCTTCACCAGGAGGCTCGCATGA
- a CDS encoding TA system VapC family ribonuclease toxin, with the protein MTIVDVNVLIYATARGSRHHDRARGWLLRALSGSRPVGLPWHSLLGFVRLATSPRAMEHPLTMDQAWDLAEGWLSSGVAVTPEPDLRHLSRVRSLIAAVSEQGGVGGALVSDAHLAALAIQHRATLISFDRDFERFPGLHWEMPS; encoded by the coding sequence ATGACCATCGTCGACGTCAATGTGCTGATCTACGCCACGGCGCGGGGGTCTCGACACCACGACCGCGCTCGTGGATGGCTCTTGCGCGCGCTCTCGGGCTCCCGTCCCGTGGGACTCCCCTGGCACTCGCTCCTCGGTTTCGTGCGACTAGCGACGAGTCCACGTGCGATGGAGCATCCCCTCACCATGGATCAGGCATGGGACCTCGCGGAGGGATGGCTCTCGAGCGGGGTCGCTGTCACCCCGGAGCCCGATCTCCGCCACCTGAGCCGAGTCAGGTCCCTCATCGCCGCGGTGTCGGAACAGGGAGGGGTCGGCGGCGCCCTCGTCTCCGATGCGCATCTGGCTGCCCTCGCGATCCAGCACCGAGCCACCCTCATCAGTTTCGATCGGGACTTCGAGCGCTTCCCCGGCCTGCACTGGGAGATGCCCTCCTAG